The Primulina tabacum isolate GXHZ01 chromosome 1, ASM2559414v2, whole genome shotgun sequence genome contains the following window.
AACAATGCCTCTCAACGGATGGACTAGCCGGGGTGGTCGATACAAATGGACCAGTTAAAGAACAGCAGACAGGGTACATCGACATCTGGTTCGATCCCGCTTACTAGTGTCATTAATCGGTCTCCGCAGGCCTGTGAGAATGTAGCATCTTACAATATGGGAAATATTTCTTACATGAAAGTAGTAAAACCCAGATAGAGCCAAGACAGAAATAGGGAAAAGGAAACGGTTTTCTTAACTCAAACAGACCCAAATCAACGACAGACTGACTCAAAACACAAATTCAAACAGGATGGCACTTCCTGATGTGCTCATTTAATTATCAAAACAACACACAAACACACTCATAAAAAGAAAGTACGAAAGCAAATTTATCAAGGATTTTCAAGCCCAAAAAAGTCTATGAATTGAGGATCTTTGACATATCCTTGCTGGGGAGGAGTTACTGTAGGAAGATTCAAGAGTTCAGTATAGCTAACATCAGAATTCATCTCATCGTCCCAGATTGTGTTCTGATCAGAACCGATGTATCCTAGATTAGCGTTGTCAAAAGAACGAGGATCAATCATGCCCGGATTTGAGCCACTTGTTGCAAACCACATTTCATCCTTGCCATACATAGAAGGTCCGCTGTCAATAAATGGCAACTCAACCCTATAAGGAGTAACATCAGAAAGTGGATCAAAGCCACTGTTGTTGTCTATGTTATAGGAAACATTTGAAACTTGAGAACCAGGTTCCATTGATGATACATTCTCAAAGTGAGACAAATTCATAGATTCTTCTTTAGGAGTGTCTTCTGGGTTGTCACTAGAAGGTGGGCTAGAGGCTCTAATCGTTCGACTTCCGATAATTACATGGTACTGATTCTTCACTTGATTATCTGTTCGGCCATTTAAATGTTTAGAAATAATTGCCCATTTGTTTCCATAGCATTGATGAAGTTCAAGAAGCCTTCGCTTCTCCTCTACAGTAAACGGCTTCTTAACAATTTCGGGATCCAATTGATTCACCCACCTTAAGCGACAACTCTTCCCTGtgattaaaataaaatggaCAAGCTGTAATTTTTAGTTACGAAATTGGAAAGGATATTTAATTTCACAGAGAGTGGATATGGATACCTGTTCTTCCTGGGAAGTGTTTTGCAATGAGTTCCCAGTTGCTGGGACCAAACCTTTGGACAAGACTTGTCAGCAGTACATCTTCTTCAGGCTTCCAGTGAAATTTGTTGCATGTAAACTTCTTTTTGTTTGCCCCATTCCCTGTTCTAGAGTCCTCCATTGCTAGAAAAGCATATATTATCGAGCTCTATTCCATGGGTTCTCCCATCAGGCAGCCCGCACCGAGATATATATAGAGTACAGAAACAACTATCATGGATGTATGAGAGGtgagattttattaatttgaatCAGATTATTAAGTGAAACTGATTTTGTCGATGTGATTACATTGACCGAATCCGCCACCTAATATTCACCAAACTCCAGCCGTAACGTAAACACATTTATTGTCCAACGCCCTCGATATCTCTTTTCCACGTGTCGATACGAGGTCAagtacataaaaataaaaagaaagacTGGCGAAGAGAATATTTGCTAAAACCAGTCTAAAAAAGTAGTGTGAAAATGAATTCAAAAGAACGTGTGTTTTTCCCTCTTAATCATAATTGCAAGTTTTTTTTCCTTGACTCGATAAATGTAAGTTGATAGATGTGAATAGTCAAGATGATGTGAGTTTCCATCATTCTAACAAGAGCGAAGAGAGTTTGAGGAACTTCTCTGATATTAACTGGCACATTATTTCTATTGGGGAAGACTAGTAGACCACCAAGATATGCAGGCCACTAGATCAAGGGCTGTGTCAACTGTGCCACATATATTCCAACAAAAGCTATTCCAACAAAAGTGGGTTGCGATACAAACATCTAGTCTTCTAAGATAGCTGAGTACAAAGGTACACAGCACCATAAACTCTTCGTGATATTGAGAGTCTTTAATTATTTCCATCTTTTGGCGCTTCCAGTCATCCAGTGACATCTATGGTTGCTCTTGTAAAAAATAGAAGGAAGAACatatatttatcaaaattaaacaatatGCCAGTTTAGTAAATAAATGTAACTCCAAACCTGTGTTAGGATGGCACTCACCCAAAAAAcaagctgaccaactgaaaacTGAACAGTTAACCAGATTGATTCTAGCGTAATAACAGATTTATCTAAACCAGATACAATGTCATTTACTTATTCTTTTTTACTTAAGTTCTTTTTTTTCATACCATTAAATAGTCAATCCCCAAACACCAATGAATATTCTACTCCATTTCTCTGGATTCGTCCCATTACACAATTTGGTAAAACATTACTTTCCCACATGGGACAGAAAAATATTATGGTTAAGTTGCCCAGGCCTGTTCAACACCGCAAGTTGTGTCTCAAAAGGTGAAACCTTAAGGAAAACAAGAGCATAAAATGTTATTTCGTAGAACAAATAGAAAATAACTCCCTACGATGCCTTAAACCGCAATACTTGAAAATGAAGATGTCTTGCATGCCACCTCATGTTTACACTGATATTCAACAAACCAGTGTCAAAGATTAACTAACGAGTAGACCACATACAGGTGGTAACACTAACAAGTATTTGCTTTTGTAGATCACTGCCATATATATGCCAATCTACAAATCTGATCAATTAGTGATGGCCAAAGAAAAGTTCATTAGATTGAAGCGATTCATACGATTCTGAGAtaaaaacaagtaatatttCATAGTGTATAGGTGAAAAATAAAGTGCCAATGATTCACCAGTTGTTGATCAATTTTTTACAATATTATCAAGTGAAAAGAGATACAGGATGCTAACAAGAAGTTGTCTGAATTGAGCAATTTGGTAATGTCGGATCGATTGCGAATTAGGGATTCAATAACTTGTTCTAAGAGCTTTTATGTAAACGCCATTGTTCAATTGTTTCTTCCcagttattttaaaaatcactTCGCTGGTTATGTGGAGTAAATTGGTCATGATTAGAACTTAGAAAACATCATTCTTTACACTTTTTAATTCTACCTGTTATTGTATCTTTATATTTGTTTCATATGTAGTTATGGGTTAATCTCTATAACCGTGAAGATAATAAGCTTCTAAATCACTTTAGGGGCATTAAAATCAATCAAAGATCCAAGTTCCTCTCAAAACAAACAGATCAATTTAACAGTCTCCACGATCCACCACCTTCATAGGTTTTTGTACATTTTGGGGTCTTATACATTTCATAATTGGTTTTCTGATAAATATTCACTTTGGGATAAGAGCTCAAAGTTGGCATCATTTCCATGATCCCATACACTCTGACCGTACAAGCATATGTTATCACCAGAAAAAGCACTACACAAAATACAAACTCCACCAACAGAAACTGTAATGGATACTTTTTTCATAGGGTACAACAATCCAGCAACCAAATATTAGCATCAAATTATTCTCAGAAGGAATACATACTTTATTCATGATATTAATGACAGAGACAGCAGTTAGGCATAGATCTAAATCCATCCCGACAATCCATATCTGTCAGCAACATTGTACATTACCAAATTATCCCAAACATTGCCAAATAGATGCTCCCCTCCAATGGCAAAAGTAAGGGCCCAAGAGGTTAGAATAGCCGTGAACACCAGAAAACCAATTGCAGACCCAACAAGATCTGCGGAAAGGAGGAAAGGCATTATATTTAGAATAACTTGAAAGGCAACTCACAAAATTGAATTACCAAAGCTACAGGCTCTTAAGTGCAACAGAGCAATTACAGAAAATGTCAAACACTGAATTTATATAGAGGAAAATTCTTGGGTTTCCTTTACCAGACATATGATGATAACAGTGAGGAAGATTTTACACTTTCCAAATGACAAATTCAGACACCAGGCCAGGTAAACAATCATAAGgaaaatgcaattttcgaacCTCCGAATAGCGGGACCAAAACCCGTTGCCTTACCACTTGGCCACGCCCCATTTCCATTTATAATCTAAACTAAGAAAGAATAAAATTGGTATTGGTTGTTTGTCAACTCCagtccaaatatatatatatatatatatatatatatatatagtacgaTTTGATACATATAGATATAGTTGAATTAATAGTCACGTGACAGTTGTGTACGAATGAGGCATGAGAAAGCAAATATGGGGTGTGGTGCCTCAGGGCTCACGGAAAATGAATTAATATGGATGCTATTCAAATGTATGCTTGTCTATGCATCATCAACATCAGTCACAGGCAACCTCACAAAAGATCAGGCAGCTCTTTTTGTACTGCCTTGAGTTGATAACTGGTAGtccatttcattcttttctctGGATTTTGTTTCCAGTATACAATGTCTTTTCTCAGTTGATGAAATGTTTAGTTTTCAGATTATGTAGCTCCACACAGGTAAAATTTGGTTTATGAAGCCCGCAACAGACATTTTTACATTCATACGATTAGAAAGATAAGTCAAAGCTCTTGAGATTTCAGGTGTAGCTCTCAATGGCAGCATGAAAGAACTTCGCAAATATCATCGCAAGAAAGTCAAGattgtttcaaataaaacaaTATAACATTCTTAAATATATCTAAAACGAGTAAAATGCTTCCTCCAAATCCTTGAAAACAAGAACTTACAGCGACGGAGAAGGGGGTCCGAATGACGAGAATGTGGGCGGCGAAGGAAGTGGCCAGAAGTAGAAGCAATTCACGGCCCAGAGGAACGGCAGGCAGAAAAAACCCCATTTGAAGAATCTTCGGGCGTAGGTAAGCGATTCATCATGTGACAGGCCTAGCGGGCCATCGATAGTGGG
Protein-coding sequences here:
- the LOC142521451 gene encoding uncharacterized protein LOC142521451, whose amino-acid sequence is MEDSRTGNGANKKKFTCNKFHWKPEEDVLLTSLVQRFGPSNWELIAKHFPGRTGKSCRLRWVNQLDPEIVKKPFTVEEKRRLLELHQCYGNKWAIISKHLNGRTDNQVKNQYHVIIGSRTIRASSPPSSDNPEDTPKEESMNLSHFENVSSMEPGSQVSNVSYNIDNNSGFDPLSDVTPYRVELPFIDSGPSMYGKDEMWFATSGSNPGMIDPRSFDNANLGYIGSDQNTIWDDEMNSDVSYTELLNLPTVTPPQQGYVKDPQFIDFFGLENP